From the Pseudomonadota bacterium genome, the window AATATTTCATGATGCTATACACAACAGATGGGTTTCTTTTTATGAAATCAATCTTTTTCCCGCCGACAGCGCAGTGAAAGTAAAACTTTCCATCTTCATATGCGTGGTTAATCGGTACGGCATAGGGCTCGCTTTCGTGGCTAAATGACAACACTCCGTGATATGTCCCTTTGATAATACCTTCACACTCTTCATTGTTTGTTTCTGTAGGTTTGATTTTATGTGTCATTATGACCTCCTCTTATCTGACTGCTAACACAGAATTCAGCCAGAGGCCAATTTTATGGCCGATTGGCTGCACGCATTTGTTATCCTGTTTTTGAAGTCAGTTCTCCCTCTATGTATCGATGGATTATGCCGGAAATAAGGGTTTGATAGGGTACACCCATTTCCAGTGCTTT encodes:
- a CDS encoding pyridoxamine 5'-phosphate oxidase family protein, producing MTHKIKPTETNNEECEGIIKGTYHGVLSFSHESEPYAVPINHAYEDGKFYFHCAVGGKKIDFIKRNPSVVYSIMKYYGTPEDFKSRNNCHGKWESIIAYGNARYVEDEQELQEMLNNKFLKYYGKEKREIPRASLLETR